In Deltaproteobacteria bacterium, the sequence CGCCAGCACCCGCGAGCGCCACCGCCGCCTCGAGCGCGCTGTCGCCGCCGCCGACCACGAGCGCGTCGCGCGACGCAAACTCCGCCGGGTCGTCGAGCCGCGAGTGGACCTGCGGCAAGTTCTCTCCGGGAATCCCGAGCGTGCGCGGCTTCCCGCGCGTTCCCGTGGCGATTACGACGCGCTGGGCGCGGTACGCCGCGACGTTGGTGCGGACGTCGAAGCCCCCATCGTCGCGCCGCGTGATCGCCTCGACCGCCTCGCCGCACGAGACCCGCACGCCCGCGCCGTCGAGGACGCGAGTCCACGCCGCCACCAATTCTTCCTTCGTCGCGTCGAACACGGGCAACAGCGACACGTTGTCACAGTCGGCCGGCTCGGCCATGGACGGCTTGCCCTTCGGGTAGCGCATCACGGTGGACGCGACGACCTGCTCCTTCTCGATCAGCACGTAGCTATAGCCGCTGTGAATGCACGACAGCGCCGCCGATAGACCCGCCGGCCCGGAGCCGACGATCGCGACGTCGACCGAGCCGGCGCCGCCGGCGCCCGCGCGCAACCCGTTTGCCCGCATGTGCTCGACGACGAAGCGACCGAGATTGGCGGCGTTCTTGACCAGCGGCTTGCCGGCGACTTCGCCGATCAGATATTGCCCGGGCACGGGCGTCTCGAAGTTCGCGTCGATCGCGGGGAGGCGGATTGGTGGAGGCGTCTCGTCGAGCTTGTGCATCACGAGCGCCTGGGTGGGGCAGACTCGCGCGCATGCCTCGCACTGCACGCAGTCCTCGAACCTGACCACGCGGCTTTTGTGATCGATCAGTTCGAGCACCTTGGTGGGGCAGGCGCTCACGCACGTCTCGCAGCCGGTGCAGCGATCGTCGTTGATCGCGTGGACCAGATAATCGACGGGCGTGGCGCCAGCCGGCTCGGCGGCGAAACGCCGCCGGCGCGCGTGGACGGCCGCGACGAGTGCACTCACGAGCACGAACACCGCCGGAACCCAAAGATGGACGCCGATCATGTGCGCTCCTCGTTGCGACTACGGCAGGGGAATGGCGACGCGAAATCCGTCGCCGTGACAACCGCCCTTGTTGCAGTCGCCGCCGGTCGCGTCGACGGGCGACAGCATCTCCCGAACCTCGGGGCAGGCCCCAGCTCGTGCGTGCATGGGAAACGCGAGCGGCCGATCCGTCCAGAAGTTCCCGTTCGCAGCGACCGGCAAGGCGACGTCAGTCCCATCGGCCGCGACGAGGTGAACGGTCGCGCCGGCCGCGGGCGTGGTACCCGCGGCGTCCGTGAACGCCGTGCCGGCCGCGGTGAACGCCGGCGCCCCCGCGCCGTCGTGGCAACTCAGGCACGCCATGCCCGGGTTGTGCTTGCCGTCCGACGACGGCGCCTGCACCTCGTCGCACGTCGCGACCGCCGCGTCGGGGCCGTCGCCGAGTTCCGCGCCCGCCGGGAACTTCTCCTCGAGCGTCCCCGTGCAGCCGCCAAACGCGACCAGCGCCGCCAACCAGGCCGCCGGCCTCGGTCGAAAACGATGGGTTGTCTGACGCACGCCGTGACGCCGCGTGCAACAGCCGTACCCGCATCGCCGGTGTACGCCGCCGACTTGACGTAAAAAATTTTGTTCTCACTGTACGCAGCGGGAACACTTGTACGAAGCGTGCATACTCGGTGTGCGCACACTGCCGTCCTGGGGGGCGGGGTTCGTGGGTTATCGTGCTTTCGCGTTGGCTCACCGCGTGCATATAGCCCGCGGCATGTCCAGCCTCGTCCGCATGCTCGCCCTTGCGTGCACGATCGGACTCGTCGGCGCCGCAGCCCCCGATGCCGCGCACGCCCGGCGGCGCGATTCGCAGACGCCCCGCGCCGAGCCGAAGCGAAAGCACACCTCGCGCCAGCGAAAGCGCGCCGCGCGCAAGCACAGGCGCGCCGCGCGCAAGCCCGGGCGCGCCGGTCGCAAGCGAACGCGCGCCCGGCACGCCGGCGGCGCGCGCCGGCGTGCCCGCGCCGGTCGCCGGCAACCGGCGCCGAAAAGAGAGACGGTGCGCGCCCGCGGCGCGGCGACTCTGCACGCCGAGGCCGCAGAGTCCTCGGCCGTCGTCGTCGTGGCCGAGCCCGGCGCCACCATGGACGTGCTCGAGCGGCGCGGGCGGTGGCTGCGCGTGCGCGTGATGGGCGCCGACGGGTGGGTCACGCGCACGTCGATCGCATCGCCGAACGAGCCGCGCGCGCAGCCGGCGCGCCGGCGATGGGCCCAGAGGCGAACGGACCAGTGGCGCCCCGAGGATGCCCGCTCGCCCGAGCGCGCGACGGCCGATGAAGGCGGCCGGGGGTGGGCCGGCACCGCCCGCGACCGATTTGCACCGGCCGCCCCTGCCCCGGCCAGCGGGCGCTCGACGCCGATGTCCGCCGACCGTACGCCCGATCCCCCCGACCTCGCGCACGACCGCGCCGCGCTGCCGCGATGGACGCTCGCGACGTCCGCGTCCGTCGGCTTCCTCGCGATGTCAATGGACCTTACGACCAACATCGAAGCGGGCCTCGGCAACTACGTCGTCGCGGCCAACGCCGCGGCGGCCAGCGGCGAGGTGTCGGCGCGCTACGCGCTCACGCCCCGATGGCTCGTGGGGGCCGACGCGCGCTACGCGTTCGGCGTGTCCCGGCCGGGCATTCACTACGAGCCGTCTGCGGGCGGC encodes:
- a CDS encoding FAD-binding protein, with translation MIGVHLWVPAVFVLVSALVAAVHARRRRFAAEPAGATPVDYLVHAINDDRCTGCETCVSACPTKVLELIDHKSRVVRFEDCVQCEACARVCPTQALVMHKLDETPPPIRLPAIDANFETPVPGQYLIGEVAGKPLVKNAANLGRFVVEHMRANGLRAGAGGAGSVDVAIVGSGPAGLSAALSCIHSGYSYVLIEKEQVVASTVMRYPKGKPSMAEPADCDNVSLLPVFDATKEELVAAWTRVLDGAGVRVSCGEAVEAITRRDDGGFDVRTNVAAYRAQRVVIATGTRGKPRTLGIPGENLPQVHSRLDDPAEFASRDALVVGGGDSALEAAVALAGAGARVTLAYRGRALSRAQKANRAAVDREVAAGRIDRLPAGLAIVADRRAPARFEVERMGRRRDARGVRAVDPSVRPAAGVEWLGIG